A single genomic interval of Chloracidobacterium validum harbors:
- a CDS encoding MgtC/SapB family protein: MAFAAQLLLAALCGAAVGLERQWRQRQAGLRTNALVAIGSAAYVALPALVDKVDTSPTRVAAQVVSGIGFLAGGVILKEGATVRGLNTAATLWCSSAIGVLAGSGLAPEAILLTAFVVVTHLALRPLARRINRQPIDQADLETRYRLEVTCGEPQEAHIRPLLIQEIARSQFKLQSLRSVDLLGSDKVRLEATISGDGQATEETRRLEEITARLAMEAAVTAIGWETLIDDESTPTLESRRATSDEG, translated from the coding sequence ATGGCCTTTGCCGCCCAACTACTTCTGGCGGCGCTCTGCGGCGCGGCCGTCGGACTTGAGCGCCAGTGGCGGCAACGCCAAGCCGGTCTGCGGACGAACGCGCTGGTGGCTATCGGCTCGGCGGCTTACGTGGCGTTGCCAGCACTGGTTGACAAAGTGGATACCAGCCCGACCCGTGTCGCGGCACAAGTCGTGTCGGGGATTGGTTTTCTCGCCGGTGGCGTGATCTTGAAGGAAGGGGCGACGGTCCGTGGGCTGAACACCGCCGCGACGCTCTGGTGCTCTTCGGCCATTGGTGTCCTCGCCGGGTCAGGACTTGCACCAGAAGCCATCCTGCTGACAGCATTTGTCGTGGTTACCCATCTGGCGCTCCGTCCATTGGCGCGGCGCATCAACCGCCAGCCAATTGACCAAGCTGATCTGGAAACCCGCTATCGCTTGGAAGTCACCTGTGGCGAACCACAAGAAGCCCACATCCGACCGCTGTTGATTCAGGAAATTGCCCGCAGCCAGTTCAAGTTGCAATCGCTCCGGAGTGTGGATTTACTCGGCTCGGATAAAGTTCGCCTGGAAGCAACCATCAGCGGTGACGGACAGGCTACGGAAGAAACCCGACGGCTCGAAGAGATTACCGCGCGGCTGGCCATGGAAGCCGCCGTCACAGCAATTGGCTGGGAAACGCTGATTGATGACGAATCCACACCAACGCTTGAATCACGCCGGGCAACCAGCGACGAAGGGTGA
- a CDS encoding uracil-DNA glycosylase, protein MSQETIREAARPLIEDLTRHVQFLRESGVTFFAATGQAASPLLIRTTPTAAQTLTTPEAVNTEPDHQTPRPNDDKPEQPTDHSAFGQSTCQVNSEAMPSTVPRMTMDCNQAAMTLPGQRQDSLFGEAFSLPSPPPTDKTLEEIQTDLGDCQRCKLAKHRRHIVFGEGSPQARLVFVGEGPGADEDATGRPFVGRAGQLLDKIIAAMGLRREAVYICNVVKCRPPENRTPERDEVAACVGFLHRQLAVIGPDVIVALGASAASALLGDPKLSSISKIRGQFHDYRGIPLMPTFHPAYLLRSPDKKREVWDDMKQVMAKLKASTGARL, encoded by the coding sequence ATGAGCCAGGAAACGATCCGCGAAGCCGCGCGTCCCCTCATCGAGGACCTAACCCGCCATGTTCAATTTCTGCGCGAGAGTGGCGTGACGTTTTTCGCGGCAACCGGCCAGGCCGCTTCTCCGTTGCTCATCCGCACCACGCCGACCGCGGCACAGACACTAACCACACCGGAAGCAGTGAACACCGAACCGGATCACCAGACACCCAGACCCAACGATGACAAACCTGAGCAGCCCACGGACCATTCAGCATTCGGTCAGTCAACTTGCCAGGTCAACTCGGAAGCTATGCCCTCCACTGTACCTAGAATGACGATGGACTGCAACCAAGCCGCGATGACTTTGCCGGGACAACGACAGGATTCGCTCTTTGGAGAGGCGTTCAGCTTGCCAAGCCCGCCCCCCACTGACAAGACGCTGGAGGAAATCCAGACCGATTTAGGTGATTGCCAACGCTGCAAACTCGCCAAGCACCGTCGGCATATCGTCTTCGGCGAGGGCTCACCACAGGCCCGGCTCGTCTTTGTGGGTGAAGGTCCGGGCGCGGACGAGGACGCTACAGGTCGTCCGTTCGTTGGCCGCGCCGGTCAGTTGCTTGACAAAATCATCGCCGCGATGGGCTTGCGCCGCGAGGCGGTCTATATCTGCAATGTCGTCAAGTGTCGTCCCCCAGAAAACCGGACGCCAGAACGCGATGAGGTCGCGGCCTGTGTCGGCTTTCTGCACCGGCAGCTTGCCGTCATCGGTCCAGATGTCATCGTTGCTCTCGGCGCATCAGCCGCCAGCGCCCTCCTTGGTGATCCAAAGTTGAGCAGTATTTCCAAAATCCGTGGACAGTTCCACGATTACCGTGGCATACCACTCATGCCAACCTTCCACCCTGCCTACTTACTGCGCTCGCCTGACAAGAAACGCGAAGTTTGGGACGACATGAAACAGGTGATGGCTAAACTCAAGGCAAGCACGGGAGCCCGGTTGTGA
- a CDS encoding pentapeptide repeat-containing protein: MPEFTLEEVIERVTRGESLERADLRDLDLAKANLNNANLRRADLEGANLEEATLKRANLASVSLRDAFLVRADLEGANLRGADLESANLEGANLRGADLSRANLEGANLEGADLTDARLPSAQLIDAKLGVATLENASFANADLRNAYLGGANLTSADFQNAILESANFEEALLTGANLRDAVLRRATLPGADLSGAKLERAILEGADLSQVSLQDADCRYAKFQGARLKGARFNRTRLYGSDFSVEVADGAQVDEVDFSAAGDGSQLIPLSGLAAFLNGKTDGGTASPQAAVAVAPAPTNRRYFGHGDVLRDASLEFDADSIVEVDGRFLKCNITLGQGAQLIIGREGLLDGCQVHGSGVLVVHGRFTSEAAPGIDGARRIIVGSTGSVRATVKQPAGHTHFAFEPGCVLRLKTERA; the protein is encoded by the coding sequence ATGCCTGAGTTCACCTTGGAAGAAGTTATTGAACGAGTCACACGCGGCGAATCGCTGGAGCGGGCAGATTTGCGCGACCTCGACTTGGCAAAAGCCAATCTCAACAATGCGAACTTACGTCGAGCCGACCTCGAGGGGGCCAACCTGGAAGAAGCTACCTTGAAGCGCGCAAACTTGGCGAGCGTGAGTTTGCGCGACGCCTTCCTGGTCCGGGCTGACCTGGAAGGGGCTAACTTGCGCGGGGCGGACCTGGAAAGCGCCAACTTGGAAGGGGCCAACTTGCGCGGAGCTGACTTGTCGCGGGCCAATCTCGAAGGCGCGAATCTTGAGGGCGCTGACCTGACCGATGCGCGGCTTCCGTCGGCCCAGTTGATTGACGCCAAGCTTGGCGTCGCTACGCTGGAAAACGCGAGCTTCGCCAATGCCGATTTGCGAAATGCCTATCTGGGCGGGGCAAACCTGACATCCGCGGACTTCCAGAATGCCATCCTGGAGTCGGCTAACTTTGAAGAAGCCCTGCTGACTGGCGCAAACCTGCGTGATGCCGTGCTCCGGCGGGCAACCTTGCCCGGCGCTGACCTCTCTGGCGCCAAGCTAGAACGTGCCATCCTCGAAGGCGCTGATCTCTCGCAGGTCAGCTTGCAGGATGCGGATTGCCGGTACGCAAAGTTTCAGGGGGCGCGCCTGAAGGGCGCTCGGTTCAATCGAACCCGCCTCTACGGGAGTGATTTCTCGGTTGAAGTGGCCGACGGCGCCCAGGTTGATGAGGTGGACTTCAGCGCCGCAGGCGATGGTTCCCAACTGATTCCGCTTTCAGGACTGGCTGCCTTCCTCAATGGTAAAACCGATGGCGGCACGGCCTCGCCACAGGCGGCCGTGGCCGTTGCTCCGGCACCGACCAATCGGCGCTACTTTGGCCACGGCGACGTGCTGCGTGACGCCTCATTGGAATTTGATGCCGATTCGATTGTCGAAGTGGACGGCCGGTTCTTGAAATGCAACATCACGTTAGGGCAGGGCGCGCAGCTCATCATTGGCCGCGAAGGCTTGCTGGATGGCTGCCAAGTTCACGGCAGTGGTGTCTTGGTCGTCCACGGACGGTTCACTTCGGAGGCCGCTCCCGGTATTGACGGCGCGCGCCGGATCATCGTTGGTTCGACCGGGTCGGTCCGTGCGACTGTCAAGCAACCGGCTGGTCATACGCACTTTGCCTTTGAGCCAGGTTGTGTCCTCCGGCTCAAAACGGAACGGGCTTAG
- a CDS encoding bactofilin family protein, translated as MAEKLTTVEEGSEVTGTLKSTCGVTVSGKVSGELHAPALVIATTGAVHGTVKVDKLHSEGELSGRIDADTIELSGRINDQTTITARSLEVKSSNGDQPTAIFGNCVIEVGVDPNEPAAQAPAPVKEGKGKKGQSAPEPAGE; from the coding sequence ATGGCGGAGAAACTGACAACCGTCGAAGAAGGCAGCGAAGTGACCGGCACGTTGAAATCCACCTGTGGGGTCACGGTGAGTGGTAAAGTGAGCGGCGAACTGCATGCGCCGGCATTGGTCATTGCCACGACTGGCGCTGTTCACGGCACCGTCAAAGTGGATAAGCTCCATTCCGAAGGTGAACTCTCAGGTCGAATTGACGCCGACACGATTGAGCTGTCGGGCCGGATCAATGACCAAACCACCATCACCGCCCGTTCGCTTGAAGTCAAAAGCTCAAATGGCGATCAGCCAACTGCAATCTTTGGCAATTGTGTCATCGAGGTCGGGGTTGACCCGAACGAGCCAGCAGCTCAAGCTCCAGCCCCGGTGAAAGAGGGCAAAGGCAAGAAGGGGCAGTCCGCGCCTGAACCGGCTGGCGAGTGA
- a CDS encoding YHS domain-containing protein, producing MLRFVCALGCLLSLSLVSPGLTVEAFAVSGQSPAAGAASAEKPICPVMLEEVEDPSDAAYSAYQGKRYYFCCPACKPKFDKNPRKYIRALKNKQAQAKRTSSR from the coding sequence ATGCTTCGTTTCGTTTGTGCCTTAGGTTGTCTTCTCAGCCTCAGTCTGGTTTCCCCAGGGCTTACGGTGGAAGCCTTCGCGGTCAGTGGACAATCCCCAGCGGCAGGTGCCGCATCGGCAGAAAAGCCAATTTGTCCCGTGATGTTGGAGGAGGTCGAAGACCCGTCCGACGCTGCCTACAGTGCTTACCAAGGCAAGCGTTATTATTTCTGTTGTCCGGCCTGCAAGCCGAAGTTCGACAAAAACCCACGTAAGTATATCCGCGCGCTTAAGAACAAGCAGGCGCAAGCCAAACGGACATCTTCCAGATAA
- the crcB gene encoding fluoride efflux transporter CrcB: protein MSLVVNYAVVAIGGACGAMLRYAISLSALGGWSLRFPFPTFVINVSGSFCFGFIVALLTDRIGIPAWLRLALTTGFLGAFTTFSTFEYETVTIWREHGALWSVGYLTASILCGALGLLLGETAAHGLALGWTTLRGQAHR from the coding sequence ATGTCTCTTGTCGTCAATTATGCCGTTGTAGCAATTGGTGGTGCCTGCGGCGCGATGCTGCGTTATGCGATTAGCCTCTCGGCGCTTGGAGGCTGGTCACTGCGGTTTCCCTTTCCAACGTTTGTCATCAATGTCAGCGGTTCATTTTGCTTTGGCTTCATCGTTGCCCTGCTGACTGATCGCATTGGCATCCCGGCGTGGCTGCGCCTGGCTCTGACAACAGGTTTCCTGGGAGCATTTACGACGTTTTCAACCTTCGAGTATGAAACGGTGACCATCTGGCGTGAACATGGGGCGCTCTGGTCGGTCGGCTATCTGACCGCCAGCATCTTGTGCGGCGCGCTTGGTTTGTTGCTTGGGGAAACCGCTGCGCACGGACTGGCGCTAGGCTGGACGACCCTACGTGGCCAAGCCCACAGATAA
- a CDS encoding MBL fold metallo-hydrolase has protein sequence MGLTLGDVELDIVSDGTFRLDGGAMFGVVPRVLWERVAPPDEKHRIVLGLNTLLVRTPHDTILVDTGIGTKWSAKHIDMYGIAHETTVPQSLAALGLTPEDVTLVINTHLHFDHAGGNTYRTEQGTVRPTFPKARYVIQRAEYEHAQHPHERDRASYLREDWEPVAAAGQFVLVEGEVEVSPGVWVVPVRGHNDFTQCVRVSSGGQTAFYWADILPTTAHLPFAWVMGYDLYPVELLENKKRLIPQSAAERWLNIFEHDHACPWGYIVATEGGKYAVQPVTN, from the coding sequence ATGGGGTTGACGCTTGGTGATGTTGAGCTTGACATTGTTTCGGACGGAACATTTCGCCTGGATGGCGGCGCGATGTTCGGCGTCGTGCCACGGGTGCTGTGGGAGCGAGTCGCGCCACCAGATGAAAAGCACCGAATCGTGCTCGGCCTGAACACATTGCTTGTTCGAACGCCCCACGACACGATTCTCGTGGATACCGGCATCGGCACGAAATGGAGCGCCAAACACATTGACATGTATGGCATTGCCCACGAAACGACCGTTCCCCAGTCGCTGGCGGCGCTGGGTTTGACACCGGAGGACGTGACGCTGGTCATCAATACCCATCTGCATTTTGACCATGCGGGTGGCAACACCTATCGGACCGAACAAGGCACAGTACGCCCAACCTTTCCCAAGGCGCGTTATGTGATTCAGCGCGCCGAATATGAGCACGCCCAACATCCACACGAACGGGATCGCGCCAGTTATCTCCGGGAAGACTGGGAGCCGGTCGCCGCGGCGGGCCAGTTCGTCCTGGTTGAAGGCGAAGTCGAGGTTTCACCCGGTGTGTGGGTGGTGCCAGTTCGCGGGCATAATGACTTCACCCAGTGCGTGCGGGTTTCGTCAGGTGGCCAAACAGCGTTTTACTGGGCGGACATTTTACCCACCACGGCGCATCTGCCCTTTGCCTGGGTGATGGGATACGATTTGTATCCGGTTGAGCTTCTGGAAAATAAAAAGCGATTGATCCCACAGTCGGCAGCGGAACGATGGCTCAATATCTTTGAGCATGACCACGCTTGTCCATGGGGGTATATTGTCGCAACTGAAGGCGGAAAATATGCCGTCCAGCCAGTCACAAACTAG